The following are encoded together in the Kwoniella europaea PYCC6329 chromosome 1, complete sequence genome:
- a CDS encoding serine/threonine-protein phosphatase PP2A catalytic subunit, with protein sequence MSSNDDVDAWIAQLMQCKPLSEPEVKKLCDKAREVLMEESNVQPVRCPVTVCGDIHGQFHDLSELFRIGGNSPDTNYLFMGDYVDRGYYSVETVTLLVALKLRYRDRVTILRGNHESRQITQVYGFYDECLRKYGNANVWKFFTDLFDYLPLTALIDNQIFCLHGGLSPSIDTLDHIRSIDRIQEVPHEGPMCDLLWSDPDDRCGWGISPRGAGYTFGQDISEAFNHNNGLTLVARAHQLVMEGFSWSQERNVVTIFSAPNYCYRCGNQAAILEVDDALKYTFLQFDPAPRAGEPLVSRRPPDYVSYASHFCPIVFVV encoded by the exons ATGTCCTCCAACGACGATGTCGACGCATGGATCGCTCAGTTGATGCAATGCAAGCCTCTGAGCGAACCggaagtgaagaagctgtgtgataag GCAAGAGAAGTATTGATGGAAGAATCGAATGTTCAGCCTGTACGGTGTCCAGTAACAGTTTGTGGAGATATCCATGGACAGTTT CACGATCTTTCAGAACTATTCCGAATTGGAGGTAATTCCCCCGATACCAACTACCTCTTCATGGGCGATTACGTCGATCGAGGTTATTACTCTGTCGAAACGGTCACTCTCCTCGTCGCGTTGAAATTGAGATACAGAGATCGAGTGACGATCCTCAGAGGGAATCACGAGTCTAGACAGATCACTCAAGTGTATGGGTTTTACGATGAATGTCTTAGGAAATATGGGAATGCGAATGTATGGAAATTCTTCACGGATTTGTTTGATTATCTACCATTGACGGCTTTGATCGATAATCAA ATCTTCTGTCTTCACGGTGGTCTCTCACCATCTATCGATACACTCGATCATATCCGATCGATCGACCGTATCCAAGAAGTACCCCACGAAGGTCCAATGTGCGACTTGCTCTGGTCAGATCCTGATGATAGATGCGGTTGGGGTATAAGTCCAAGAGGTGCAGGATATACTTTCGGTCAGGATATTTCAGAGGCATTCA ATCACAATAACGGCTTAACGTTGGTAGCCCGAGCACATCAACTGGTCATGGAAGGTTTCTCGTGGTCACAAGAACGAAATGTCGttaccatcttctcagcACCAAATTACTGCTATAGATGTGGAAACCAAGCTGCTATATTAGAAGTTGATGATGCATTGAAATACACCTT CCTACAATTCGACCCAGCACCTAGAGCAGGTGAACCTCTTGTATCACGAAGACCACCAGATTATGTGAGTTATGCATCGCACTTCTGTCCGATAGTGTTCGTTGTCTGA